Proteins encoded together in one Terriglobales bacterium window:
- a CDS encoding ATP synthase F0 subunit B has protein sequence MLLGAVPTVILFGLLYVSYRVLLHKPLEAVLEERHRKTQGAMEKAQADIASADARTADYEQRLREARVAVYQAQESRRRKFQEATAAALAEARDKAHAMVRQTRTDLQKDMAAARTGLESESDQLAAAVIQAILKPTAGAPTAGGRA, from the coding sequence TTGCTGCTCGGAGCCGTTCCCACGGTCATCCTGTTCGGGCTGCTGTACGTTTCCTATCGCGTGTTGCTGCACAAGCCGCTGGAGGCGGTGCTGGAGGAGCGCCACCGCAAGACCCAGGGAGCGATGGAGAAGGCGCAGGCGGATATCGCTTCTGCCGATGCCCGGACGGCCGACTACGAGCAGCGGCTGCGCGAGGCCCGGGTAGCTGTGTATCAGGCGCAGGAGAGCCGCCGGCGTAAGTTCCAGGAGGCCACCGCCGCCGCGCTCGCGGAAGCTCGCGACAAAGCGCATGCCATGGTCCGCCAGACGCGCACTGATCTGCAGAAGGACATGGCGGCCGCCCGCACCGGCCTGGAGTCCGAGAGCGACCAGTTGGCAGCGGCGGTCATCCAGGCGATTCTTAAGCCGACGGCTGGGGCCCCGACCGCGGGCGGGCGGGCGTGA